From one Salvelinus alpinus chromosome 14, SLU_Salpinus.1, whole genome shotgun sequence genomic stretch:
- the kctd12.1 gene encoding BTB/POZ domain-containing protein KCTD12.1, translating to MAMTDTERGSSNRAESGSPFSEIIELNVGGQVYVTRHITLVAVPDSLLWTMFSKKAPKDLARDGKGRYFLDRDGFLFRYILDYLRDLNLVLPDFFPEKSRLQREAEFFQLRDLSKRLSPRMSKENSINEEICQSDTEEGALQCGTGSSGVGMETLRMMTAMSSARSQSLESRKSGYITIGYRGSYNIGRDIQTDAKFRRVARITVCGKTSLAKEVFGDTLNESRDPDRPPERYTSRYYLKFNFLEQAFDKLTEVGFHMVACSSTGTCAYTSNDPNEDKIWTSYNEYVFCRD from the coding sequence ATGGCAATGACGGACACAGAGCGGGGGAGCTCCAATCGAGCCGAGTCTGGGTCCCCATTCTCTGAGATAATTGAACTGAATGTCGGGGGACAGGTGTATGTGACACGGCACATAACTTTGGTCGCCGTCCCAGACTCGCTCCTCTGGACCATGTTCAGCAAGAAGGCTCCAAAGGACCTGGCGCGAGACGGCAAAGGGCGCTACTTCTTGGACAGGGACGGTTTCTTGTTCCGTTATATTTTAGACTACCTGCGGGACCTCAACCTGGTGCTGCCTGATTTTTTCCCCGAGAAAAGCCGGCTGCAGAGGGAGGCTGAGTTTTTCCAGCTGCGGGACCTGTCCAAGCGCCTAAGCCCCAGGATGAGCAAAGAGAACTCCATCAACGAGGAGATTTGCCAGAGCGACACCGAGGAGGGTGCGCTTCAGTGCGGCACCGGGTCCTCCGGCGTTGGCATGGAAACTTTGCGCATGATGACTGCAATGAGCAGCGCTCGCTCCCAGTCTCTGGAGTCCAGAAAGTCGGGCTACATCACAATTGGATACCGGGGATCGTACAATATAGGGAGAGATATCCAAACCGACGCGAAGTTCAGGAGAGTGGCGCGCATCACGGTGTGCGGGAAAACTTCCCTTGCCAAAGAGGTGTTCGGGGACACTTTGAATGAGAGCAGGGACCCCGACCGGCCACCGGAGAGGTATACGTCCCGTTACTACCTGAAATTCAATTTCCTTGAGCAGGCGTTTGACAAGCTGACCGAGGTTGGCTTTCACATGGTGGCTTGTAGCTCCACGGGCACATGCGCCTACACCAGCAATGACCCAAACGAGGATAAAATCTGGACGAGTTATAACGAGTATGTGTTCTGTCGGGACTAA